The following are encoded together in the Onychostoma macrolepis isolate SWU-2019 chromosome 03, ASM1243209v1, whole genome shotgun sequence genome:
- the rras gene encoding ras-related protein R-Ras, translated as MSTEERYKLVVVGGGGVGKSALTIQFIQSYFVSDYDPTIEDSYTKICTVDGKETRLDILDTAGQEEFGAMREQYMRSGEGFLLVFALNDSGSYDEIQKFHTQILRVKDRDDFPMVLVGNKSDLDQQRVISRDEAMSFAQENRIHYMESSAKNRHNVDEAFVEVVRAIRKFQETESPPLPSNHAGKQKSGGCPCTLL; from the exons ATGTCGACTGAAGAAAGATATAAGTTGGTGGTCGTGGGAGGTGGTGGTGTGGGGAAAAGCGCCCTCACTATTCAGTTCATTCAG TCATACTTTGTGTCGGACTATGACCCAACCATTGAAGACTCGTACACTAAAATCTGCACCGTGGATGGAAAGGAGACACGATTAGACA TCCTCGACACAGCAGGACAAGAAGAGTTTGGAGCGATGAGAGAGCAGTACATGCGCTCCGGAGAGGGTTTCTTACTGGTGTTTGCTCTTAATGACAGTGGCAG TTATGATGAAATTCAGAAATTTCACACTCAGATATTGCGGGTGAAGGATCGAGATGACTTTCCTATGGTTCTTGTTGGCAACAAATCAGATCTTGACCAGCAGAGAGTG ATCTCAAGAGATGAGGCCATGTCGTTTGCCCAAGAAAACAGGATCCACTATATGGAATCGTCAGCTAAGAACCGCCACAATGTGGATGAAGCCTTCGTGGAGGTTGTGCGAGCAATAAG GAAGTTTCAGGAGACAGAGAGTCCACCGCTCCCCTCTAATCACGCTGGGAAGCAGAAGAGTGGTGGCTGTCCCTGCACCCTGCTCTGA
- the si:ch211-195b15.8 gene encoding dual specificity protein phosphatase 16, translating to MVYYRDSQCERPPLSRILPHLYLGAETDVTQDGLSDRGISYVLSVSRCCPQPSFLPQSQYLRIPIDDSLRDDLLPWIPQALHFIDGAMSCGCSVLVHCAAGISRSPALAVAYVMYSLKMDLDHAYRFVKERRPTISPNFNFLGQLQLFEGTLSLKNNNTNLHTQQSVKPLDNCLQPTSEKNNSSSTAALLTNLNLQNSMDNNCIINGCTEDSKANVHCENKNNQMENIQNRGQRCEVMKPEFTLSLSDKLGALTLRTSPVEVQRPINVTSQTQQDAPKSNLPKPTYLQIPSLAEKRKSLTLSLTPVCAVPQSHQKGSLVNSCDLNQSSSAVDQTGELDDLGRVNMEPSASETRTEPKEAKGFISQEASAKLSCSKSQRRKSKLNSSNPRANMEQQKKKQVSHSSTRSQRQTQGPRGIVPSPQELFVKEVTGGVEAVEGMVGDQSPLSPVSLTVNKILDWGERMLLGVLLGPRIKVGQAALPYRC from the exons ATGGTCTACTACAGGGACAGTCAGTGCGAGAGGCCGCCGTTGTCTCGTATTCTGCCGCATCTCTACCTTGGTGCAGAGACTGACGTAACGCAG GATGGTTTGTCCGACCGAGGCATCTCATACGTACTAAGTGTGAGCCGATGCTGCCCACAGCCTTCATTTCTGCCCCAGTCCCAGTACCTCCGGATCCCCATAGACGACTCCCTGCGGGATGACCTGCTTCCTTGGATCCCTCAGGCGTTGCACTTCATTG ATGGGGCCATGTCATGTGGCTGCTCAGTCCTGGTCCACTGTGCTGCAGGAATCTCTCGGTCTCCAGCACTTGCTGTGGCTTACGTCATGTATAGCCTAAAAATGGATCTGGATCATGCTTACAG GTTTGTGAAAGAACGCAGACCCACAATTTCACCAAACTTTAACTTCTTGGGGCAGCTGCAGCTCTTCGAGGGAACACTGTCTTTGAAGAATAATAACACAAACCTTCACACTCAGCAGTCAGTCAAACCTTTGGATAACTGCCTACAGCCCACcagtgaaaaaaacaacagcagttCCACAGCAGCACTGTTAACTAACCTAAACCTTCAGAACAGCATGGACAACAACTGTATTATTAATGGATGTACTGAGGATTCCAAAGCAAACGTGCACTGTGAGAACAAGAACAACCAAATGGAAAATATTCAGAACCGAGGCCAACGCTGTGAGGTGATGAAGCCAGAGTTTACCTTATCTCTTTCAGACAAGCTCGGAGCGCTCACTCTCCGCACCAGTCCCGTAGAGGTACAAAGACCAATCAACGTCACATCTCAGACACAGCAGGATGCACCAAAGTCCAACCTACCTAAGCCTACTTACCTTCAGATTCCGTCTCTAGCGGAGAAACGCAAAAGCCTTACTCTTTCCCTAACACCAGTGTGTGCAGTTCCTCAGTCTCACCAGAAGGGGTCATTAGTGAACAGCTGTGATCTGAACCAGAGCAGTTCCGCCGTTGACCAGACGGGGGAGTTAGATGACCTGGGCAGAGTCAATATGGAGCCATCAGCATCAGAAACCAGAACAGAACCAAAAGAGGCAAAAGGGTTTATCAGCCAGGAGGCTTCAGCTAAACTCAGCTGCTCAAAATCACAACGACGAAAGAGTAAACTAAACAGCAGTAACCCCAGAGCAAATATggagcaacaaaaaaaaaaacaagtgagcCATTCAAGCACAAGATCACAGAGGCAGACCCAGGGACCACGTGGTATTGTACCCTCTCCGCAGGAGCTTTTCGTGAAGGAGGTTACTGGTGGTGTTGAAGCAGTGGAGGGTATGGTCGGAGACCAGAGCCCCTTGTCTCCAGTCAGTCTTACAGTCAACAAAATACTGGACTGGGGTGAACGCATGCTGCTTGGGGTCCTACTTGGCCCACGTATTAAAGTGGGACAGGCTGCTTTGCCGTACAGATGTTGA